In Primulina eburnea isolate SZY01 chromosome 3, ASM2296580v1, whole genome shotgun sequence, one DNA window encodes the following:
- the LOC140826372 gene encoding HMG1/2-like protein produces the protein MKGGRSKTESKKADAKLSVKKGGAAAGKKPAAKKGKAVKDPNKPKRPASAFFVFMEDFRKQFKEKHPNNKSVATVGKAGGDKWKSMSEAEKAPFVAKADKRKAEYEKTLQAYNKRLNEGPGAEEEESDKSRSEVNDENDEDGSDEDDEDDDDDEE, from the exons ATGAAAGGAGGTAGATCGAAAACCGAGTCCAAAAAGGCTGATGCTAA GCTTTCTGTGAAGAAAGGAGGAGCGGCAGCTGGAAAGAAGCCAGCAGCGAAAAAGGGAAAGGCAGTCAAGGATCCAAACAAGCCTAAGAGGCCTGCCAGTGCTTTCTTCGTTTTCAT GGAGGACTTTAGAAAACAATTCAAAGAGAAGCATCCCAATAACAAATCTGTTGCAACT GTCGGGAAGGCTGGTGGTGACAAGTGGAAATCGATGTCTGAGGCG GAGAAAGCTCCATTCGTTGCCAAGGCAGATAAACGGAAAGCTGAGTATGAGAAGACTCTGCAGGCTTACAACAAAAGACTG AATGAAGGACCTGGTGCTGAAGAAGAGGAGAGTGACAAATCTAGATCTGAAGTtaatgatgaaaatgatgaggaTGGAAGCGATGAG GACGACGAAGATGACGACGATGATGAGGAGTGA